From one [Ruminococcus] lactaris ATCC 29176 genomic stretch:
- a CDS encoding amino acid ABC transporter ATP-binding protein encodes MAILEVEHINKKFDRTEVLKDISFSLEQGQVLSIIGSSGSGKTTLLRCLNFLETPDVGIIRVNGETLFDAGNEMTKQENEIRKKRLHFGLVFQSFNLFPQYTALENVMLAKELLAKAQPDYKKNKKKIHSEIEKLGRKLLTQMGLAERMDNYPHQLSGGQCQRVAIARALAMKPDILCFDEPTSALDPELTGEVLKVIKGLADQRTTMIIVTHEMAFARDVSDQVLFMDGGTILEQGTPEEVFEHPKEERTRQFLSRFTKEQ; translated from the coding sequence ATGGCAATTTTGGAAGTAGAACATATCAATAAAAAATTTGATCGTACAGAGGTACTGAAAGATATCAGCTTTTCCCTGGAACAGGGACAGGTTCTTTCAATCATCGGGTCATCAGGTAGTGGAAAGACAACGCTGCTTCGTTGTCTGAATTTCCTTGAGACACCGGATGTGGGAATCATCCGGGTGAATGGGGAGACATTATTTGATGCAGGAAATGAAATGACGAAGCAGGAAAATGAAATACGGAAGAAGCGTCTTCATTTTGGACTGGTGTTCCAGTCATTTAATCTTTTCCCACAATATACAGCCCTGGAAAATGTCATGTTGGCAAAAGAACTGCTGGCGAAGGCACAGCCGGATTATAAGAAAAATAAAAAGAAGATCCACAGTGAGATTGAAAAGCTTGGAAGGAAGCTCCTGACGCAGATGGGACTGGCAGAGCGGATGGACAATTATCCGCATCAGTTGTCAGGCGGTCAGTGTCAGCGTGTGGCGATTGCAAGAGCATTAGCGATGAAACCGGATATTCTTTGTTTTGACGAGCCAACTTCTGCACTGGATCCGGAGCTGACAGGCGAAGTACTGAAGGTCATTAAAGGGCTGGCAGATCAGAGGACAACCATGATCATCGTGACGCATGAAATGGCATTTGCGAGAGACGTATCGGACCAGGTACTTTTTATGGACGGAGGAACGATCCTTGAGCAGGGAACGCCCGAAGAGGTTTTTGAACATCCAAAAGAGGAACGGACAAGACAGTTCCTGTCGAGATTTACAAAAGAACAATAA
- a CDS encoding amino acid ABC transporter permease — protein sequence MELIMEQFPIVIQSLNVGFLQTLKLFFVTLLGALPLGLIIAFGSMSHFRPLKYITNIIVWVVRGTPLMIQMLIIYYFPGLVLNNVVWGGGESGRFVAASVAFIFNYACYFSVIYRGGIQSVPQGQTEAGLVLGMTKSQIFFKITLMQMIKRIVPPMSNEIITLVKDTSLARIIALQEIIWAGQSFLKGSQGISGAIWPMFFAAVYYLVFNGILTVLLGRLEKKLDYFR from the coding sequence ATGGAACTTATAATGGAACAATTTCCTATCGTTATTCAATCGCTGAATGTTGGTTTTTTACAGACATTGAAGCTTTTCTTTGTGACGCTTTTGGGGGCATTGCCTCTTGGGCTGATCATTGCATTTGGCTCAATGTCGCATTTCCGGCCATTGAAATATATCACGAACATTATTGTATGGGTAGTCAGAGGAACGCCGCTGATGATCCAGATGCTGATTATTTATTATTTCCCGGGACTGGTATTGAATAATGTAGTCTGGGGAGGAGGAGAATCGGGGCGTTTTGTGGCGGCTTCCGTTGCATTTATCTTTAATTATGCCTGTTATTTTTCTGTTATTTACCGCGGTGGAATCCAGAGTGTACCACAGGGACAGACAGAGGCAGGACTTGTACTCGGAATGACGAAGAGCCAGATCTTCTTTAAAATTACATTAATGCAGATGATCAAGAGAATTGTTCCACCGATGTCGAATGAGATCATTACACTGGTAAAAGATACTTCACTTGCACGGATCATTGCATTGCAGGAGATCATCTGGGCGGGACAGTCTTTCCTGAAAGGATCTCAGGGAATTTCAGGAGCAATCTGGCCGATGTTCTTTGCAGCAGTCTACTATCTGGTATTTAACGGAATTCTGACCGTACTGTTGGGACGGTTAGAGAAAAAACTGGATTATTTCAGATAG
- a CDS encoding transporter substrate-binding domain-containing protein: MKKKVLSVFLCAGLAVSMLAGCGSGNSDTKDKKDAAADSDLEYVKDKGTLVVGITDFEPMDYKDDNGNWIGFDADMASAFAEELGVDVEFVEIDWDNKVLELDGKSIDCVWNGMTLTDEVTSSMECTDAYLNNAQVVVVPAEKADKYQDTDSLKDLSFAVEAGSAGEKQVSNLNLNYTPVNAQADALMEVAAGTSDAAVIDSLMAAAMIGKGTGYADLTYTVSLNSEEYGVGFRKGSDLAAELNKFFEKSMKDGTMKTCAEKYKVQAALIEE; the protein is encoded by the coding sequence ATGAAAAAGAAAGTATTAAGTGTATTTTTGTGTGCAGGTCTTGCAGTATCCATGCTTGCAGGATGCGGTTCAGGAAATTCTGATACAAAAGATAAAAAGGATGCGGCAGCAGACAGTGATCTTGAGTATGTAAAAGACAAGGGAACCCTTGTTGTCGGCATTACAGATTTTGAGCCGATGGATTATAAAGATGATAATGGAAACTGGATCGGATTTGATGCAGATATGGCTTCAGCATTTGCAGAAGAATTAGGTGTGGATGTTGAATTTGTTGAGATCGACTGGGACAATAAAGTTCTGGAACTGGATGGAAAGTCCATTGACTGTGTATGGAATGGAATGACACTGACAGACGAAGTGACAAGTTCCATGGAATGTACGGATGCTTATCTGAACAATGCACAGGTGGTGGTTGTTCCGGCAGAAAAAGCTGACAAGTATCAGGATACGGACAGCCTGAAGGATTTAAGTTTTGCAGTTGAAGCAGGAAGTGCGGGAGAAAAGCAGGTCAGTAATCTGAACCTGAACTATACACCTGTAAATGCACAGGCAGATGCACTGATGGAAGTTGCAGCAGGGACATCTGATGCGGCAGTCATTGATTCTCTGATGGCAGCAGCCATGATCGGAAAGGGAACAGGTTATGCAGATCTTACTTATACAGTAAGTCTGAACAGTGAGGAGTATGGAGTCGGCTTCCGAAAAGGATCTGATCTTGCAGCCGAACTGAACAAATTTTTTGAAAAGAGTATGAAAGACGGTACAATGAAGACTTGTGCTGAAAAGTATAAAGTACAGGCGGCATTGATCGAAGAGTAA
- a CDS encoding DUF5716 family protein: MGQGSIIGYEINEKTCQISYYSEEQMEPQTLEVDEDNFQIPLIIGRLRDTWAYGKEAKRLATVKEGFTVTRLLNRSLAGEKIEFGEETYDAVWLLSKFIQMSLHDFPEIEGIVFTVPALTEELAQMLRGIAVRMNIDKRHIFIQDYKESFCNYLFYQPKELWQYDAALFCCDRNEIKAYMLRRLKPGLGGGKTTFVTVDEVASAHMKELAMVYPVLNEDKAKEADSMFCKFIESVFDKRIVSSVFLTGEGFENEWYPKSLRVLCNGRRAFIGNNLYSKGACYTAYRKLYMHIENPVYLSEDKLTDQITVNMRVDGQEMWYPLVSWGAHWYESNNQWEVILEDVEDIEFHIESLVQGNLKTEKISLAKFPKRAEYSMRLQIETLFLDEKTCKITVRDVGFGDFFLPTDFQEEKIIHLGGNDGKFNSLS; this comes from the coding sequence ATGGGACAGGGCAGTATAATTGGCTATGAAATAAATGAAAAGACGTGTCAGATCAGCTACTACAGTGAGGAGCAGATGGAACCACAGACACTCGAAGTCGATGAAGATAATTTTCAGATCCCGCTGATCATAGGAAGACTTCGCGATACATGGGCATATGGAAAAGAAGCAAAAAGACTGGCAACGGTAAAAGAAGGATTTACCGTGACCAGGCTTTTGAACCGAAGCCTTGCAGGGGAAAAAATCGAGTTTGGCGAAGAGACGTATGATGCAGTATGGCTTCTGTCAAAGTTTATCCAGATGTCACTGCATGACTTCCCGGAGATAGAGGGAATCGTATTTACGGTTCCTGCATTGACAGAGGAACTGGCACAGATGCTCAGAGGGATCGCAGTCCGTATGAATATTGACAAGCGGCATATTTTTATTCAGGATTATAAGGAGAGCTTCTGTAATTACCTGTTCTATCAGCCCAAAGAGCTGTGGCAGTATGATGCGGCATTATTCTGCTGTGACAGAAATGAGATCAAAGCCTATATGCTCCGCAGACTTAAGCCGGGACTTGGAGGAGGAAAGACGACCTTTGTTACGGTGGATGAAGTCGCAAGTGCACATATGAAAGAACTTGCGATGGTGTATCCGGTTCTGAATGAGGATAAAGCAAAAGAAGCAGACTCCATGTTCTGCAAGTTTATTGAGAGCGTCTTTGACAAGCGGATCGTTTCTTCGGTTTTCCTGACGGGAGAAGGATTTGAGAATGAGTGGTATCCAAAGTCTTTGCGGGTGCTGTGCAATGGACGCAGGGCGTTTATAGGAAATAATCTTTACAGCAAAGGAGCATGCTACACTGCATACCGAAAGCTGTATATGCACATTGAAAATCCGGTTTACCTGTCAGAGGACAAACTGACAGATCAGATCACGGTGAATATGCGGGTTGACGGGCAGGAAATGTGGTATCCGCTGGTGTCCTGGGGGGCTCACTGGTATGAATCGAACAACCAGTGGGAAGTGATCCTTGAAGATGTGGAAGATATAGAATTTCATATTGAATCACTGGTACAGGGCAATCTTAAGACGGAAAAGATCTCTCTTGCAAAGTTCCCGAAACGTGCGGAATATTCAATGAGGCTTCAGATCGAAACGTTATTCCTGGATGAAAAGACCTGCAAGATCACAGTACGGGATGTCGGATTCGGAGATTTCTTCCTGCCGACAGATTTCCAGGAAGAGAAGATAATTCATTTAGGAGGTAATGATGGGAAATTTAATTCTTTGTCATGA
- a CDS encoding DUF5717 family protein, translating into MKNKIKRFAKGDFHIPQPEIIFPETHIIMRVGEGEKYQGSFSLQNEGEGTIRGLVYPSSYRIQCVEQGFDGNPVNIYYTYDGRGLVPGHVEHGKFTIVCNGGEYDIAFTAIIEKPFVMTRYGKIQSLEDFKKLSYRDAAEAVKLFRSRDFYEILKYEDQRIQALYDNMRKWELDQHALEEFLVGCKQKEKIFLTLEEESRAFISLIEDRKETFTVKKNTWGFLEVDVRAEGDFLSVEHTHLTTEEFIGNSYRLEYFITMDKLHKGSNFGQIILETPYETLNYEVVVEKDISRDEEYRENDREFAGILKSFLQYEGGRVDLDTWTEDALRRISRLRERDGNNEFYLLAHAHICLLGQRMEEAKWLLESYNYNRFAIGKDVELSSYYLYLTTLLSNDSIGQRRVAEELSRSFMKHPSSWKILCMLVEVDSEYKIYSERLRVLEKQFEDYRSHSIWFYLQAFRCYREKSSSLKKLGTFEVQVLAFAVKYKLMTKELALYTANLASQMKYFDAHLYEVLVRCYEMYGESMILTSICTLLIKGSCTEQKYFKWYEKAVESELKIAQLYEYYMASAEPAQFHKQLPRSVYLYFMHGNSLDYHKCAFLYANLITYEDEGSEIYAHYRDEMEVFAWNQLERRNIDEDLRIIYKRFLVEDEMKQERIKALYDICHAYWITTKVPNMKFIHVIADDGTVTQKVPYTEKGARVFLYSKTDRLVWEAKDGRHYTDSIPYDSKRLFYELRYMDMCRKYLGGLLRGRQNAEEEELTLEVVKEKGLENYPEDEIFTLCSKTIRESNYENDDFLTYVCYDLFQKNQYDKVILTYLANYFCGATMEMKNLWKVARDYEVHTHKLAERILTQMLFSEELFQEAQVFEAYYEEGAYFRLEQAYLAYISREYVVEERKIGKNVIDVICQEYEKGEPTIDICKIAVLKYYSTREYGTQIRKTLKKFLQELCGKQIYFPFFLSYEKEWLVELQLWDKTLIEYKGQKGSRVMLYYQLQKGSREAADYSTEVLSPMYENLYVKKFVLFANERLKYYFKETIDGNSYRSEKEMCMREIEKGEPGRYGRLNDILLEEDKEEQEKKMRSYALEDAVANHMFIQY; encoded by the coding sequence TTGAAAAATAAGATCAAGCGATTTGCAAAAGGGGATTTTCATATCCCACAGCCGGAGATTATATTTCCGGAGACGCATATCATTATGCGTGTCGGGGAAGGAGAAAAGTATCAGGGGAGTTTTTCCCTGCAGAATGAAGGAGAGGGGACGATCCGCGGCCTGGTGTATCCATCTTCTTACAGAATCCAGTGTGTGGAGCAGGGCTTTGACGGAAATCCGGTAAATATTTATTATACATATGACGGAAGGGGACTTGTTCCGGGACATGTCGAGCATGGTAAGTTCACGATCGTCTGCAATGGTGGTGAGTACGATATTGCATTTACTGCAATTATTGAAAAACCATTTGTCATGACCAGATATGGAAAGATCCAGAGTCTGGAAGACTTTAAAAAGCTTTCATACCGGGATGCGGCTGAAGCAGTCAAGCTGTTCCGATCCAGGGATTTTTATGAAATCCTCAAGTATGAGGATCAGAGAATCCAGGCACTTTATGATAATATGCGTAAATGGGAACTGGATCAGCATGCACTGGAGGAATTTCTTGTAGGCTGTAAGCAGAAAGAAAAGATCTTTCTGACGCTGGAAGAGGAGAGCAGGGCATTTATCTCGCTGATCGAGGATCGGAAAGAGACGTTTACCGTCAAAAAAAATACCTGGGGATTTCTCGAAGTGGATGTCCGGGCGGAGGGAGATTTCCTCTCAGTGGAGCATACACATCTGACGACGGAAGAGTTCATTGGAAATTCTTACAGATTGGAATATTTTATTACGATGGACAAGCTTCATAAAGGAAGCAATTTCGGACAGATCATCCTGGAAACTCCATACGAGACCCTGAATTATGAAGTTGTGGTTGAGAAAGATATCAGCCGTGATGAGGAGTACCGGGAGAATGACCGGGAGTTTGCAGGGATTCTGAAGAGCTTTTTGCAGTATGAGGGAGGCAGAGTGGATCTGGATACCTGGACAGAAGATGCACTTCGCAGAATTTCGCGTCTGCGGGAGCGGGATGGCAATAATGAGTTCTATCTGCTTGCTCATGCACATATCTGTCTGCTGGGACAGCGGATGGAAGAAGCAAAATGGCTGTTGGAGTCGTACAATTATAACCGTTTTGCGATCGGCAAAGATGTGGAGTTGAGTTCTTATTATCTGTATCTGACAACACTGCTGAGCAATGATTCGATCGGACAGCGACGGGTTGCCGAGGAACTTTCAAGATCCTTTATGAAGCATCCTTCAAGCTGGAAGATTTTGTGTATGCTGGTGGAAGTAGATTCAGAATATAAGATCTACAGCGAAAGACTGCGGGTTCTTGAAAAGCAGTTTGAGGATTACCGATCCCACAGTATCTGGTTCTATCTGCAGGCATTCCGCTGCTACAGAGAGAAAAGTTCCTCTCTGAAAAAGCTCGGGACTTTTGAAGTGCAGGTGCTTGCATTTGCAGTGAAATATAAGCTGATGACCAAAGAACTTGCACTGTATACCGCAAATCTGGCGAGTCAGATGAAATATTTTGATGCCCATTTGTATGAGGTTCTTGTCCGGTGTTATGAGATGTATGGGGAATCAATGATCCTGACTTCCATCTGTACACTTCTGATCAAAGGGAGCTGTACGGAACAGAAGTATTTCAAATGGTATGAAAAGGCAGTGGAGTCTGAACTGAAGATTGCACAGCTTTATGAATATTATATGGCATCTGCAGAACCGGCACAGTTCCACAAGCAGTTGCCAAGATCGGTCTATCTGTATTTTATGCATGGAAATTCCCTGGATTATCATAAATGTGCATTCCTGTATGCAAATCTGATCACATATGAAGACGAGGGCAGTGAGATCTATGCACATTACCGTGATGAGATGGAAGTTTTTGCATGGAATCAGTTGGAACGGAGAAATATCGACGAGGATCTCAGGATTATCTACAAGAGATTTCTTGTAGAAGATGAGATGAAACAGGAGCGGATCAAAGCCCTGTATGATATCTGTCACGCCTACTGGATCACGACGAAAGTTCCGAATATGAAGTTTATCCATGTCATTGCAGACGACGGAACTGTGACACAGAAAGTGCCGTATACAGAAAAGGGAGCGAGAGTGTTCCTGTATTCCAAGACGGACCGCCTGGTGTGGGAAGCGAAAGACGGACGCCATTATACAGATTCTATCCCGTATGACAGCAAAAGACTGTTCTATGAACTGCGTTATATGGATATGTGCAGAAAGTATCTGGGTGGACTGCTGAGGGGAAGACAGAATGCGGAAGAGGAAGAACTGACACTGGAAGTAGTAAAGGAAAAAGGGCTGGAAAATTATCCTGAGGATGAAATCTTTACACTGTGCAGTAAGACGATCCGGGAAAGCAATTATGAAAATGATGATTTCCTGACGTATGTATGCTATGACTTATTCCAGAAGAATCAGTATGATAAAGTAATCCTGACATATCTTGCAAATTATTTCTGCGGTGCAACAATGGAAATGAAGAATCTGTGGAAAGTTGCAAGGGATTATGAAGTGCATACGCATAAACTCGCAGAACGGATACTGACGCAGATGCTGTTTTCGGAGGAGCTGTTCCAGGAGGCACAGGTATTTGAGGCATATTACGAAGAAGGTGCATATTTCCGTCTGGAGCAGGCATATCTTGCCTATATTTCCAGGGAATATGTAGTCGAAGAGCGTAAGATCGGAAAGAATGTGATCGATGTCATCTGCCAGGAATATGAAAAGGGAGAACCAACGATCGATATCTGCAAGATTGCGGTACTGAAATATTATTCTACCCGTGAGTATGGAACGCAGATAAGGAAGACTCTGAAGAAGTTTCTTCAGGAACTCTGCGGCAAGCAGATCTATTTCCCGTTCTTCCTTTCTTATGAGAAAGAATGGCTTGTGGAACTTCAGCTCTGGGATAAGACGCTGATCGAATATAAAGGTCAGAAAGGCAGCCGTGTCATGCTTTATTACCAACTGCAGAAAGGCAGCAGAGAGGCAGCGGATTATTCGACAGAAGTGCTGTCTCCGATGTATGAGAATCTTTATGTGAAGAAGTTTGTATTATTTGCAAATGAACGGCTGAAATACTATTTTAAAGAGACGATCGACGGCAATTCTTACAGAAGTGAAAAAGAAATGTGTATGCGGGAGATCGAAAAAGGAGAGCCGGGCAGATACGGAAGGCTCAACGATATCCTTTTGGAAGAGGATAAAGAAGAACAGGAGAAGAAGATGCGGAGTTACGCGTTGGAAGATGCCGTGGCGAACCACATGTTCATCCAGTATTAA
- a CDS encoding transglutaminase-like domain-containing protein encodes MEKKKTSIRIAQESRKKNNETGYFTGYITVLNGMSAFALAAAWGWGMSEIFRIEMDTKVILLGLLLISMLFSAGYGMSRVGGIGAGLGAAAAGIWYKWDICVGMGRRVFGQLRQGTAGDAEHLYQNIEMDTISVLVLMLPFLLVLIAILYEGKGRWAAAVFIILPFVCAGCVDEFPMTEMGVLLFNGGMYLLTGMIAADRTASGDITQMVQIRMELRRLIRGGIGLAVLLLVAFGSGKQLNVVKEEKDGWYMTARNTVRERLDEAIADAKERLTGQKTVRAKEESEKKKEAQKAAKSTAESQKAKSTDDTDPARLKRKLPVLETTGASGTTDKSGTANSILKDEIGNLNQITGFVPDDSVAKSVTITYRPESTVYVAERYGVFYEDDTWKDIEHSGKDDEEEMWEHMEDYLSCPTDLQKLTRYYIEEIGGIDGEWKDSKSEIEAIRKKICEALWELAVYDTEPGATPAGKDFVEYFLFENRKGFCVHFASAGTLLFRLAGKEARYAEGYAVPASAFEEQEDGTYQAQISGAMGHAWCQVWCLDDGYWENVEVTPPAGIEQIQKSVEEMKLPKGRLARILYQNAGWLKPAGGILAAGLMLAVFYLQGKKRCLALKKRVGKMTAGELYGCVLRVAKIKGIKMAEPTGQSTLEILKEKFPEITAEQWEKLYGQVLQELFGRKEEQSQEQRKEQQIWQRKFYSRFSEAAERDMNWYQKILFRSIFCMKYEKKI; translated from the coding sequence ATGGAGAAAAAGAAAACTTCCATTCGGATTGCACAGGAGAGCAGAAAGAAGAACAATGAGACCGGATATTTTACTGGATACATTACTGTGTTGAATGGAATGTCTGCATTTGCTTTGGCAGCAGCATGGGGCTGGGGAATGTCAGAAATATTTCGCATAGAAATGGATACAAAAGTGATCTTATTGGGGCTGCTTCTGATATCTATGCTGTTCTCTGCCGGATATGGAATGTCCCGCGTTGGCGGAATCGGTGCCGGACTGGGAGCAGCGGCAGCAGGAATCTGGTATAAGTGGGACATCTGTGTCGGGATGGGCAGAAGGGTGTTCGGACAACTTCGGCAAGGGACAGCCGGTGATGCAGAGCATCTGTATCAGAATATAGAAATGGATACAATTTCAGTTCTTGTTCTGATGCTCCCATTCCTTCTTGTTCTGATTGCAATTTTATATGAAGGAAAAGGAAGATGGGCAGCGGCAGTCTTTATCATTCTGCCGTTTGTATGTGCAGGGTGTGTGGATGAATTTCCGATGACCGAAATGGGAGTCCTGCTTTTTAATGGTGGAATGTATTTGCTGACCGGAATGATTGCGGCAGACAGAACTGCTTCGGGTGACATAACCCAAATGGTACAGATCCGGATGGAACTGCGAAGGCTGATCCGGGGCGGTATCGGTCTGGCGGTTCTCCTACTGGTTGCTTTTGGCAGCGGAAAGCAGTTGAATGTGGTAAAAGAAGAAAAAGATGGATGGTATATGACAGCCAGAAATACAGTCAGGGAACGACTGGACGAAGCGATCGCTGATGCGAAAGAACGTCTGACAGGACAAAAAACGGTTCGTGCAAAAGAAGAAAGTGAAAAGAAAAAAGAAGCACAGAAGGCAGCGAAAAGTACTGCAGAATCCCAAAAAGCCAAAAGCACAGATGATACCGATCCTGCCAGATTAAAAAGAAAGCTCCCTGTACTGGAAACGACAGGAGCATCAGGAACGACAGACAAATCAGGAACAGCAAATTCGATTCTAAAAGATGAAATAGGAAATCTGAATCAGATTACGGGCTTTGTTCCGGATGATTCTGTGGCGAAAAGCGTTACGATCACATACAGACCCGAATCAACGGTGTATGTGGCAGAACGGTACGGAGTCTTTTATGAGGATGATACATGGAAAGATATTGAACATTCCGGTAAAGATGATGAAGAAGAAATGTGGGAGCATATGGAAGATTATCTGTCCTGTCCCACAGACTTACAAAAACTGACCCGCTATTATATCGAAGAGATAGGTGGGATTGATGGGGAATGGAAAGATTCAAAGTCAGAGATTGAGGCAATCCGAAAAAAGATCTGCGAAGCTTTATGGGAACTTGCAGTCTATGATACAGAACCTGGTGCAACACCGGCAGGAAAAGATTTTGTGGAATATTTTCTTTTTGAAAACCGGAAGGGCTTCTGTGTCCATTTTGCATCAGCAGGAACTTTATTATTCCGGCTTGCCGGAAAAGAGGCAAGATATGCGGAAGGATATGCAGTTCCGGCGAGTGCATTTGAAGAACAGGAAGACGGAACTTATCAGGCACAGATCAGTGGAGCGATGGGACATGCCTGGTGTCAGGTATGGTGCCTTGATGACGGATACTGGGAAAATGTCGAAGTGACTCCGCCGGCCGGAATAGAACAGATTCAAAAAAGCGTGGAAGAAATGAAACTGCCAAAAGGGAGACTGGCAAGAATTTTATACCAGAATGCAGGCTGGCTGAAACCGGCTGGGGGAATACTGGCCGCAGGACTGATGCTTGCAGTTTTTTATTTGCAGGGGAAAAAGAGATGTCTTGCACTGAAAAAAAGAGTCGGGAAAATGACTGCAGGAGAATTATATGGCTGCGTACTGCGGGTGGCAAAGATCAAAGGAATCAAAATGGCAGAACCGACAGGACAGAGTACTTTAGAGATTCTGAAAGAAAAGTTTCCGGAGATTACCGCAGAACAATGGGAAAAGTTGTACGGGCAGGTGTTGCAGGAACTTTTTGGAAGAAAAGAAGAGCAAAGTCAGGAGCAGAGAAAAGAACAACAGATCTGGCAGAGAAAATTTTACAGCCGGTTTTCTGAAGCTGCGGAGCGGGATATGAACTGGTATCAGAAAATATTATTCAGATCCATTTTCTGTATGAAATATGAAAAGAAAATATAG
- a CDS encoding DUF58 domain-containing protein — translation MIKRCIAYGAAMLVILYTFLIYDAEVLSAILILSILYPILSLSWLTLTRKSLRTKRDRVPEMGEEGKEIRAGILLKNLSRYFAIQYEVKIVVTDRNREEKAVKICRGNLAPESSETVWCDFETTECGVLEVSVESIRRYDWFRIFYLTEEKEERSLIKIFPEYELIPMEITRRVREFQADDTEYAQDRKGDDASETYQIRSYREQDNIKDIHWKQTARAGKLMIRERGFPLGCVVLIWIDYPEGKKEKNDFSGMVKNAASLSVTLAEEKCIHLVAWYDDLTGKVVMWRVKTVQDACYMTWNLLDIHPYKRTDWMNECRMECFRGREFAAVIEVDASGRFWQNGQKAEHLRI, via the coding sequence ATGATAAAAAGATGCATTGCCTATGGAGCAGCGATGCTGGTAATTCTGTATACATTTCTGATCTATGATGCAGAAGTGCTGTCTGCAATTTTAATTCTCTCCATATTGTATCCAATTTTATCTCTGAGCTGGCTCACCCTGACCAGAAAATCCTTGCGGACAAAAAGGGACAGAGTGCCAGAAATGGGAGAAGAGGGAAAAGAAATCCGTGCAGGGATTCTTTTAAAAAATCTGAGTCGTTATTTTGCAATCCAGTATGAAGTGAAGATTGTGGTGACAGACAGGAACAGAGAAGAAAAGGCGGTAAAAATCTGCAGGGGAAACCTCGCACCGGAAAGCAGTGAGACAGTGTGGTGTGATTTTGAGACAACGGAGTGTGGCGTGCTTGAAGTGAGTGTGGAATCCATTCGGAGATATGACTGGTTTCGGATTTTTTATCTAACAGAGGAAAAAGAAGAACGATCCCTCATAAAGATTTTCCCTGAGTATGAACTGATCCCGATGGAGATTACCCGCAGGGTAAGAGAATTTCAGGCAGACGATACAGAATATGCACAGGATCGAAAAGGAGATGATGCATCGGAGACGTATCAGATCCGCTCTTACAGAGAGCAGGATAATATCAAAGATATCCATTGGAAGCAGACAGCAAGAGCGGGAAAGCTGATGATCCGGGAAAGAGGATTTCCCCTGGGCTGCGTTGTGCTGATCTGGATTGATTATCCTGAAGGGAAGAAGGAAAAGAACGATTTCTCGGGAATGGTAAAAAATGCAGCGTCCTTATCAGTTACGCTGGCAGAAGAAAAATGTATCCATTTAGTTGCGTGGTATGATGATCTGACCGGGAAGGTTGTAATGTGGCGTGTGAAGACAGTGCAGGATGCCTGTTATATGACCTGGAATCTGTTGGATATTCATCCATATAAAAGGACTGACTGGATGAACGAATGCAGAATGGAATGTTTTCGTGGAAGGGAATTTGCAGCAGTGATTGAGGTTGATGCATCAGGAAGATTCTGGCAGAACGGACAGAAAGCTGAACATCTCAGAATCTGA